One window of Hypanus sabinus isolate sHypSab1 chromosome 10, sHypSab1.hap1, whole genome shotgun sequence genomic DNA carries:
- the LOC132401312 gene encoding zinc-binding protein A33-like isoform X3: MASKGPVESLTEECWEREEKNSCPECREVFADRNLRANRALANLTEKVRKLNPIMKGKESKHHCEEHEEELKLFCETDKTLICLICRDAREHREHRFMPIKEAVQIYTDQLKSSLDSLTKKSSDFQEKEQQQKEKISRVREQSHSLQSHITSQFAELRQIVAEKEQSLLRDLREEEEKILNLMERHLREIQENIRIIQEEITKLKEQMFQKDSVIFLKEEACRNRRINDNIQELSMTDEAKPFEKFDHPYLLNTVLRETVHLINRVSITLDVETADPWLEVSEDRKSVRLTETPRDLRDTGKRFTNLSCMLGSEGFTSGIHYWEVEVAGNRGWWLGVAAESVERKKWVIPSPETGFWVIEWVSGVTQWDSNVHSDPTSPETRLPVSPILGRVGVYLSYESGTVSFYNAETKSHVYTFTGNKFTEKLYPFFWTWDRNQWLRICSGSTLGL, from the exons atggcttcgaaaggaccGGTCGAGAGTTTAACCGAGGAG tgttgggaaagggaggagaaaaactcctgcccggaatgcaGAGAGGTGTTTGCTGACCGCAACCTCAGGGCcaatcgggccttagcaaatcttACAGAAAAAGTTCGAAAACTAAACCCAATTatgaaagggaaggaaagtaaacatcactgcgaggaacatgaggaagaactgaagctgttttgtgaaacggacaagacactgatctgtctGATCTGTAGAGATGCGCGGGAACACAGAGAGCACCGCTTCATgccgattaaagaagctgttCAAATCTACACG gatcagctaaaatcttccttagactctctgACAAAAAAGAGttcagacttccaggaaaaggagcagcaacagaaagagaagatttccagagttcgg gaacagtcacacagccttcagtcccacatcacatcccagtttgcgGAACTGCGACAGATTGTTgctgagaaagagcagagcttactcagggatctcagggaagaagaggagaAGATTCTGAATCTAATGGAGAGACATCTTCGAGAGATTCAAGAGAATATAAGgattattcaggaggaaatcacaaagttaaaggaacagatgtttcaaaaagacagtgtgatatttctcaag gaggaagcttgTCGGAACAGGAG gattaatgacAATATCCAGGAATTGTCAATGACAGATGAGGCCAAACCGTTTGAAAAATTCGATCACCCCTATTTGTTGAACACAGTCCTGAGAGAAACAGTTCATCTCATTAATCGAG TCTCcatcaccctggatgtggaaacagCTGATCCGTggctcgaggtgtctgaggatcggaagagtgtgagattGACCGAGACACCGAGGGATCTCCGTGACactgggaagagattcacaaacCTGTCTTGTATGCTGGGGTCGGAGGGATTTACATCGGGAatacattactgggaggtggaggtggcagGGAATCGGGGCTGGTGgctgggagtcgccgcagagtctgtggagaggaagaaatgGGTCATTCcgagtccggagaccggattctgggtcatcgAGTGGGTTAGTGGCGTGACCCAGTGGGATTCTAATGTGCACAGTGATCCCACCTCCCCTGAAACCCGTCTCCCTGTCAGTCCCATCctcgggagggtgggagtttatctcagttacgagtccgggacagtttctttttataacgcggagaccaagtcccatgtctacaccttcactgggaataaattcacagagaaactttatcctttcttctgGACTTGGGATAgaaaccagtggctgagaattTGCTCCGGTTCCACTCTGGGTCTGTGA
- the LOC132401312 gene encoding zinc-binding protein A33-like isoform X1: MASKGPVESLTEEVICPICLDFFADPVSLECGHNFCRFCITQCWEREEKNSCPECREVFADRNLRANRALANLTEKVRKLNPIMKGKESKHHCEEHEEELKLFCETDKTLICLICRDAREHREHRFMPIKEAVQIYTDQLKSSLDSLTKKSSDFQEKEQQQKEKISRVREQSHSLQSHITSQFAELRQIVAEKEQSLLRDLREEEEKILNLMERHLREIQENIRIIQEEITKLKEQMFQKDSVIFLKEEACRNRRINDNIQELSMTDEAKPFEKFDHPYLLNTVLRETVHLINRVSITLDVETADPWLEVSEDRKSVRLTETPRDLRDTGKRFTNLSCMLGSEGFTSGIHYWEVEVAGNRGWWLGVAAESVERKKWVIPSPETGFWVIEWVSGVTQWDSNVHSDPTSPETRLPVSPILGRVGVYLSYESGTVSFYNAETKSHVYTFTGNKFTEKLYPFFWTWDRNQWLRICSGSTLGL, from the exons atggcttcgaaaggaccGGTCGAGAGTTTAACCGAGGAGGTAATTTGTCCCATCTGCCTCGATTTCTTCGCCGATCCGGTGTCACTGGAGTgcggacacaacttctgtcgcttTTGTATTACACAgtgttgggaaagggaggagaaaaactcctgcccggaatgcaGAGAGGTGTTTGCTGACCGCAACCTCAGGGCcaatcgggccttagcaaatcttACAGAAAAAGTTCGAAAACTAAACCCAATTatgaaagggaaggaaagtaaacatcactgcgaggaacatgaggaagaactgaagctgttttgtgaaacggacaagacactgatctgtctGATCTGTAGAGATGCGCGGGAACACAGAGAGCACCGCTTCATgccgattaaagaagctgttCAAATCTACACG gatcagctaaaatcttccttagactctctgACAAAAAAGAGttcagacttccaggaaaaggagcagcaacagaaagagaagatttccagagttcgg gaacagtcacacagccttcagtcccacatcacatcccagtttgcgGAACTGCGACAGATTGTTgctgagaaagagcagagcttactcagggatctcagggaagaagaggagaAGATTCTGAATCTAATGGAGAGACATCTTCGAGAGATTCAAGAGAATATAAGgattattcaggaggaaatcacaaagttaaaggaacagatgtttcaaaaagacagtgtgatatttctcaag gaggaagcttgTCGGAACAGGAG gattaatgacAATATCCAGGAATTGTCAATGACAGATGAGGCCAAACCGTTTGAAAAATTCGATCACCCCTATTTGTTGAACACAGTCCTGAGAGAAACAGTTCATCTCATTAATCGAG TCTCcatcaccctggatgtggaaacagCTGATCCGTggctcgaggtgtctgaggatcggaagagtgtgagattGACCGAGACACCGAGGGATCTCCGTGACactgggaagagattcacaaacCTGTCTTGTATGCTGGGGTCGGAGGGATTTACATCGGGAatacattactgggaggtggaggtggcagGGAATCGGGGCTGGTGgctgggagtcgccgcagagtctgtggagaggaagaaatgGGTCATTCcgagtccggagaccggattctgggtcatcgAGTGGGTTAGTGGCGTGACCCAGTGGGATTCTAATGTGCACAGTGATCCCACCTCCCCTGAAACCCGTCTCCCTGTCAGTCCCATCctcgggagggtgggagtttatctcagttacgagtccgggacagtttctttttataacgcggagaccaagtcccatgtctacaccttcactgggaataaattcacagagaaactttatcctttcttctgGACTTGGGATAgaaaccagtggctgagaattTGCTCCGGTTCCACTCTGGGTCTGTGA
- the LOC132401312 gene encoding nuclear factor 7, brain-like isoform X5, with the protein MASKGPVESLTEEVICPICLDFFADPVSLECGHNFCRFCITQCWEREEKNSCPECREVFADRNLRANRALANLTEKVRKLNPIMKGKESKHHCEEHEEELKLFCETDKTLICLICRDAREHREHRFMPIKEAVQIYTDQLKSSLDSLTKKSSDFQEKEQQQKEKISRVREQSHSLQSHITSQFAELRQIVAEKEQSLLRDLREEEEKILNLMERHLREIQENIRIIQEEITKLKEQMFQKDSVIFLKEEACRNRRINDNIQELSMTDEAKPFEKFDHPYLLNTVLRETVHLINRDTSNLPDVWIGQGHMVTEEMKQIDIRKGTVMRRLMGLKADKSPGPDGLHPNVLKEVALEIADALIMEPDNYH; encoded by the exons atggcttcgaaaggaccGGTCGAGAGTTTAACCGAGGAGGTAATTTGTCCCATCTGCCTCGATTTCTTCGCCGATCCGGTGTCACTGGAGTgcggacacaacttctgtcgcttTTGTATTACACAgtgttgggaaagggaggagaaaaactcctgcccggaatgcaGAGAGGTGTTTGCTGACCGCAACCTCAGGGCcaatcgggccttagcaaatcttACAGAAAAAGTTCGAAAACTAAACCCAATTatgaaagggaaggaaagtaaacatcactgcgaggaacatgaggaagaactgaagctgttttgtgaaacggacaagacactgatctgtctGATCTGTAGAGATGCGCGGGAACACAGAGAGCACCGCTTCATgccgattaaagaagctgttCAAATCTACACG gatcagctaaaatcttccttagactctctgACAAAAAAGAGttcagacttccaggaaaaggagcagcaacagaaagagaagatttccagagttcgg gaacagtcacacagccttcagtcccacatcacatcccagtttgcgGAACTGCGACAGATTGTTgctgagaaagagcagagcttactcagggatctcagggaagaagaggagaAGATTCTGAATCTAATGGAGAGACATCTTCGAGAGATTCAAGAGAATATAAGgattattcaggaggaaatcacaaagttaaaggaacagatgtttcaaaaagacagtgtgatatttctcaag gaggaagcttgTCGGAACAGGAG gattaatgacAATATCCAGGAATTGTCAATGACAGATGAGGCCAAACCGTTTGAAAAATTCGATCACCCCTATTTGTTGAACACAGTCCTGAGAGAAACAGTTCATCTCATTAATCGAG acacaagcaatctcccagatgtatggattggCCAAGGACAtatggtaacagaggaaatgaaacagattgacattcggaagggaacggtgatgagaagactgatgggactgaaggctgacaaatccccaggtccagatggtctgcaccctaatgtactaaaggaggtggccctggaaattgcggatgcattg ataatggaaccggacaattaccactga
- the LOC132401312 gene encoding zinc-binding protein A33-like isoform X4, translating into MASKGPVESLTEEVICPICLDFFADPVSLECGHNFCRFCITQCWEREEKNSCPECREVFADRNLRANRALANLTEKVRKLNPIMKGKESKHHCEEHEEELKLFCETDKTLICLICRDAREHREHRFMPIKEAVQIYTEQSHSLQSHITSQFAELRQIVAEKEQSLLRDLREEEEKILNLMERHLREIQENIRIIQEEITKLKEQMFQKDSVIFLKEEACRNRRINDNIQELSMTDEAKPFEKFDHPYLLNTVLRETVHLINRVSITLDVETADPWLEVSEDRKSVRLTETPRDLRDTGKRFTNLSCMLGSEGFTSGIHYWEVEVAGNRGWWLGVAAESVERKKWVIPSPETGFWVIEWVSGVTQWDSNVHSDPTSPETRLPVSPILGRVGVYLSYESGTVSFYNAETKSHVYTFTGNKFTEKLYPFFWTWDRNQWLRICSGSTLGL; encoded by the exons atggcttcgaaaggaccGGTCGAGAGTTTAACCGAGGAGGTAATTTGTCCCATCTGCCTCGATTTCTTCGCCGATCCGGTGTCACTGGAGTgcggacacaacttctgtcgcttTTGTATTACACAgtgttgggaaagggaggagaaaaactcctgcccggaatgcaGAGAGGTGTTTGCTGACCGCAACCTCAGGGCcaatcgggccttagcaaatcttACAGAAAAAGTTCGAAAACTAAACCCAATTatgaaagggaaggaaagtaaacatcactgcgaggaacatgaggaagaactgaagctgttttgtgaaacggacaagacactgatctgtctGATCTGTAGAGATGCGCGGGAACACAGAGAGCACCGCTTCATgccgattaaagaagctgttCAAATCTACACG gaacagtcacacagccttcagtcccacatcacatcccagtttgcgGAACTGCGACAGATTGTTgctgagaaagagcagagcttactcagggatctcagggaagaagaggagaAGATTCTGAATCTAATGGAGAGACATCTTCGAGAGATTCAAGAGAATATAAGgattattcaggaggaaatcacaaagttaaaggaacagatgtttcaaaaagacagtgtgatatttctcaag gaggaagcttgTCGGAACAGGAG gattaatgacAATATCCAGGAATTGTCAATGACAGATGAGGCCAAACCGTTTGAAAAATTCGATCACCCCTATTTGTTGAACACAGTCCTGAGAGAAACAGTTCATCTCATTAATCGAG TCTCcatcaccctggatgtggaaacagCTGATCCGTggctcgaggtgtctgaggatcggaagagtgtgagattGACCGAGACACCGAGGGATCTCCGTGACactgggaagagattcacaaacCTGTCTTGTATGCTGGGGTCGGAGGGATTTACATCGGGAatacattactgggaggtggaggtggcagGGAATCGGGGCTGGTGgctgggagtcgccgcagagtctgtggagaggaagaaatgGGTCATTCcgagtccggagaccggattctgggtcatcgAGTGGGTTAGTGGCGTGACCCAGTGGGATTCTAATGTGCACAGTGATCCCACCTCCCCTGAAACCCGTCTCCCTGTCAGTCCCATCctcgggagggtgggagtttatctcagttacgagtccgggacagtttctttttataacgcggagaccaagtcccatgtctacaccttcactgggaataaattcacagagaaactttatcctttcttctgGACTTGGGATAgaaaccagtggctgagaattTGCTCCGGTTCCACTCTGGGTCTGTGA
- the LOC132401312 gene encoding zinc-binding protein A33-like isoform X2, protein MASKGPVESLTEEVICPICLDFFADPVSLECGHNFCRFCITQCWEREEKNSCPECREVFADRNLRANRALANLTEKVRKLNPIMKGKESKHHCEEHEEELKLFCETDKTLICLICRDAREHREHRFMPIKEAVQIYTDQLKSSLDSLTKKSSDFQEKEQQQKEKISRVRSHSLQSHITSQFAELRQIVAEKEQSLLRDLREEEEKILNLMERHLREIQENIRIIQEEITKLKEQMFQKDSVIFLKEEACRNRRINDNIQELSMTDEAKPFEKFDHPYLLNTVLRETVHLINRVSITLDVETADPWLEVSEDRKSVRLTETPRDLRDTGKRFTNLSCMLGSEGFTSGIHYWEVEVAGNRGWWLGVAAESVERKKWVIPSPETGFWVIEWVSGVTQWDSNVHSDPTSPETRLPVSPILGRVGVYLSYESGTVSFYNAETKSHVYTFTGNKFTEKLYPFFWTWDRNQWLRICSGSTLGL, encoded by the exons atggcttcgaaaggaccGGTCGAGAGTTTAACCGAGGAGGTAATTTGTCCCATCTGCCTCGATTTCTTCGCCGATCCGGTGTCACTGGAGTgcggacacaacttctgtcgcttTTGTATTACACAgtgttgggaaagggaggagaaaaactcctgcccggaatgcaGAGAGGTGTTTGCTGACCGCAACCTCAGGGCcaatcgggccttagcaaatcttACAGAAAAAGTTCGAAAACTAAACCCAATTatgaaagggaaggaaagtaaacatcactgcgaggaacatgaggaagaactgaagctgttttgtgaaacggacaagacactgatctgtctGATCTGTAGAGATGCGCGGGAACACAGAGAGCACCGCTTCATgccgattaaagaagctgttCAAATCTACACG gatcagctaaaatcttccttagactctctgACAAAAAAGAGttcagacttccaggaaaaggagcagcaacagaaagagaagatttccagagttcgg tcacacagccttcagtcccacatcacatcccagtttgcgGAACTGCGACAGATTGTTgctgagaaagagcagagcttactcagggatctcagggaagaagaggagaAGATTCTGAATCTAATGGAGAGACATCTTCGAGAGATTCAAGAGAATATAAGgattattcaggaggaaatcacaaagttaaaggaacagatgtttcaaaaagacagtgtgatatttctcaag gaggaagcttgTCGGAACAGGAG gattaatgacAATATCCAGGAATTGTCAATGACAGATGAGGCCAAACCGTTTGAAAAATTCGATCACCCCTATTTGTTGAACACAGTCCTGAGAGAAACAGTTCATCTCATTAATCGAG TCTCcatcaccctggatgtggaaacagCTGATCCGTggctcgaggtgtctgaggatcggaagagtgtgagattGACCGAGACACCGAGGGATCTCCGTGACactgggaagagattcacaaacCTGTCTTGTATGCTGGGGTCGGAGGGATTTACATCGGGAatacattactgggaggtggaggtggcagGGAATCGGGGCTGGTGgctgggagtcgccgcagagtctgtggagaggaagaaatgGGTCATTCcgagtccggagaccggattctgggtcatcgAGTGGGTTAGTGGCGTGACCCAGTGGGATTCTAATGTGCACAGTGATCCCACCTCCCCTGAAACCCGTCTCCCTGTCAGTCCCATCctcgggagggtgggagtttatctcagttacgagtccgggacagtttctttttataacgcggagaccaagtcccatgtctacaccttcactgggaataaattcacagagaaactttatcctttcttctgGACTTGGGATAgaaaccagtggctgagaattTGCTCCGGTTCCACTCTGGGTCTGTGA
- the LOC132401312 gene encoding nuclear factor 7, brain-like isoform X6, whose product MASKGPVESLTEEVICPICLDFFADPVSLECGHNFCRFCITQCWEREEKNSCPECREVFADRNLRANRALANLTEKVRKLNPIMKGKESKHHCEEHEEELKLFCETDKTLICLICRDAREHREHRFMPIKEAVQIYTDQLKSSLDSLTKKSSDFQEKEQQQKEKISRVREQSHSLQSHITSQFAELRQIVAEKEQSLLRDLREEEEKILNLMERHLREIQENIRIIQEEITKLKEQMFQKDSVIFLKEEACRNRRINDNIQELSMTDEAKPFEKFDHPYLLNTVLRETVHLINRDNGTGQLPLKVCL is encoded by the exons atggcttcgaaaggaccGGTCGAGAGTTTAACCGAGGAGGTAATTTGTCCCATCTGCCTCGATTTCTTCGCCGATCCGGTGTCACTGGAGTgcggacacaacttctgtcgcttTTGTATTACACAgtgttgggaaagggaggagaaaaactcctgcccggaatgcaGAGAGGTGTTTGCTGACCGCAACCTCAGGGCcaatcgggccttagcaaatcttACAGAAAAAGTTCGAAAACTAAACCCAATTatgaaagggaaggaaagtaaacatcactgcgaggaacatgaggaagaactgaagctgttttgtgaaacggacaagacactgatctgtctGATCTGTAGAGATGCGCGGGAACACAGAGAGCACCGCTTCATgccgattaaagaagctgttCAAATCTACACG gatcagctaaaatcttccttagactctctgACAAAAAAGAGttcagacttccaggaaaaggagcagcaacagaaagagaagatttccagagttcgg gaacagtcacacagccttcagtcccacatcacatcccagtttgcgGAACTGCGACAGATTGTTgctgagaaagagcagagcttactcagggatctcagggaagaagaggagaAGATTCTGAATCTAATGGAGAGACATCTTCGAGAGATTCAAGAGAATATAAGgattattcaggaggaaatcacaaagttaaaggaacagatgtttcaaaaagacagtgtgatatttctcaag gaggaagcttgTCGGAACAGGAG gattaatgacAATATCCAGGAATTGTCAATGACAGATGAGGCCAAACCGTTTGAAAAATTCGATCACCCCTATTTGTTGAACACAGTCCTGAGAGAAACAGTTCATCTCATTAATCGAG ataatggaaccggacaattaccactgaaggtttgtctgtaa